In Ectothiorhodospira sp. BSL-9, a single window of DNA contains:
- a CDS encoding tyrosine-type recombinase/integrase — MGLIGGNPQEYGTHSLRRTKATLIYRRTKNLRAVQLLLGHRKLESTVRYLGIEVDDALEMAERTEC; from the coding sequence GTGGGACTGATCGGAGGCAATCCACAGGAGTACGGCACCCACTCACTTCGCCGCACCAAGGCCACGCTGATCTACCGGCGAACCAAGAACCTGCGGGCGGTGCAACTCCTGCTTGGTCATCGCAAGCTGGAAAGTACCGTCCGCTACCTCGGCATCGAGGTCGATGACGCCCTGGAGATGGCCGAACGCACCGAGTGCTGA